A section of the Saccharopolyspora gregorii genome encodes:
- a CDS encoding DUF485 domain-containing protein, whose translation MSDATQTAIRAYPQHRARRQTPKPFAGIERSTDITLRTGPDYPAIASSAEFHDLRRKVIRFVFPMTALFLVWYLGYVLLAAYQTELMARPVLGLINIGLLLGIGQFVSTVLITTAYVRFAERSVDPLVEELRAEVDASTAPAADGDRR comes from the coding sequence ATGAGCGACGCCACTCAAACCGCAATACGCGCTTACCCGCAGCACCGGGCGCGGAGGCAAACCCCGAAACCCTTCGCCGGAATCGAGCGCAGCACCGACATCACGCTACGAACCGGTCCGGATTACCCGGCCATCGCGTCCAGCGCCGAATTCCACGACCTGCGCCGGAAGGTGATCAGGTTCGTATTTCCGATGACCGCGTTATTCCTCGTCTGGTACCTCGGCTACGTCCTGCTCGCCGCCTATCAGACCGAGCTGATGGCCCGCCCCGTGCTCGGATTGATCAACATCGGGTTGCTGCTCGGAATCGGGCAGTTCGTGTCCACGGTGCTCATCACCACCGCCTACGTCCGCTTCGCCGAACGCTCCGTCGACCCCCTCGTCGAAGAGCTGCGCGCCGAAGTGGACGCCTCCACCGCACCGGCCGCGGACGGTGACCGGCGATGA
- a CDS encoding solute symporter family protein → MNHPLPAVAQDSPGGSLLPADGPAVNTAIFAGFVLLTLFLVYRVSSRRSTTADYFAAGGSFTGAQNGIALSGDFLSAASFLGIAGAIAVHGYDGFLYSIGFLVAWLINLLLIAERMRNTGRFTMGDVLSFRMRKRPVRAAAAVSTLAITFVYMIAQMAGAGGLVALLLDVHGAGGQAIVIAVVGVVMVLYVLVGGMKGTTWVQIVKAALLFLCVGMMTIFLIGKFGYDPSKLLVHAAENNPNGRDIFAPGVQYGLSSMTRLDFVSLSLALVLGVGGLPHVLMRFYTVPNAKEARRSVVWAVWTMSAFYLCTLIIGFGAAALVGTPTILDAPGGENSAAPLLAYQVGGTFLLGIVAAVAFATILAVVAGLTLTASASFAHDIYANLIRDGNADSGQVVRVARYTALAIGGVSILGGIAVNGQNIAFLVGLAFAFAASANLSTLLYSLFWRRFNTSGTLWGIYSGLVSCLVLVVLSPVVSGSPDSIFPGVDFALFPLRNPGIVSIPISFLFAAIGTLFSEETPDEDRRAEMEVRSLTGIGAGKG, encoded by the coding sequence ATGAACCACCCCCTCCCCGCCGTCGCGCAGGACTCCCCGGGCGGCTCGCTGCTGCCCGCCGACGGGCCCGCGGTCAACACGGCGATCTTCGCCGGGTTCGTGCTGCTCACGCTGTTCCTCGTCTACCGGGTCAGCAGCCGCCGCAGCACCACCGCCGACTACTTCGCCGCGGGCGGCTCGTTCACCGGCGCGCAGAACGGCATCGCGCTCTCCGGCGACTTCCTCTCCGCCGCCTCGTTCCTCGGCATCGCCGGGGCGATCGCGGTGCACGGCTACGACGGCTTCCTGTACTCCATCGGATTCCTGGTCGCCTGGCTGATCAACCTGCTGCTCATCGCCGAGCGGATGCGCAACACCGGCCGGTTCACCATGGGCGACGTGCTCAGCTTCCGGATGCGCAAGCGCCCGGTCCGCGCCGCGGCCGCCGTCTCCACGCTGGCCATCACCTTCGTCTACATGATCGCGCAGATGGCCGGAGCCGGCGGGCTCGTGGCCCTGCTGCTCGACGTGCACGGCGCGGGCGGCCAGGCGATCGTCATCGCCGTCGTCGGCGTCGTCATGGTGCTGTACGTGCTGGTCGGCGGCATGAAGGGCACCACGTGGGTGCAGATCGTGAAGGCCGCGCTGCTGTTCCTCTGCGTCGGGATGATGACGATCTTCCTGATCGGGAAGTTCGGCTACGACCCGTCGAAGCTGCTGGTCCACGCCGCCGAGAACAACCCGAACGGCCGGGACATCTTCGCGCCGGGCGTGCAGTACGGGCTGTCCTCGATGACCAGGTTGGACTTCGTCTCGCTGTCGCTGGCCCTGGTGCTCGGCGTCGGCGGGCTGCCGCACGTGCTGATGCGCTTCTACACGGTGCCGAACGCGAAGGAGGCCCGCCGCTCGGTCGTGTGGGCGGTGTGGACGATGTCCGCGTTCTACCTGTGCACCCTGATCATCGGGTTCGGCGCGGCGGCGCTGGTCGGCACCCCGACCATCCTCGACGCCCCCGGCGGGGAGAACTCGGCGGCCCCGCTGCTGGCCTACCAGGTGGGCGGCACGTTCCTGCTGGGCATCGTGGCCGCGGTCGCGTTCGCGACCATCCTCGCGGTGGTCGCCGGGCTCACCCTGACCGCGTCGGCCTCGTTCGCCCACGACATCTACGCGAACCTGATCCGGGACGGCAACGCCGACTCCGGCCAGGTCGTGCGGGTCGCGCGGTACACGGCGCTGGCCATCGGCGGGGTGTCGATCCTGGGCGGCATCGCCGTCAACGGGCAGAACATCGCGTTCCTGGTGGGGCTGGCGTTCGCGTTCGCGGCCTCGGCGAACCTGTCCACGCTGCTGTACTCGCTGTTCTGGCGGCGGTTCAACACCTCGGGAACCTTGTGGGGGATCTACAGCGGACTGGTGTCCTGCCTGGTGCTGGTCGTGCTGTCCCCGGTGGTCTCCGGCTCGCCGGACTCCATCTTCCCCGGGGTGGACTTCGCGCTGTTCCCGCTGCGCAACCCGGGCATCGTGTCCATCCCGATCTCGTTCCTGTTCGCCGCGATCGGCACGCTGTTCAGCGAGGAGACGCCCGATGAGGACCGGCGGGCCGAGATGGAGGTCCGCTCGCTGACCGGGATCGGCGCGGGCAAGGGCTGA